One Arachis hypogaea cultivar Tifrunner chromosome 2, arahy.Tifrunner.gnm2.J5K5, whole genome shotgun sequence genomic window, TATTTTCTACCttgtttttaatatatgttttaaagAACGATATAAGAACAATATATATAATGAAGAAATGGCAATTATAATTCTTCAGAGATCACTGGAAAGACTTAATGGTTATAAAGGGATGCAGTAGAAAAGAGACAAATTGTAAAGGACATAACAAGTCGAAGGCTAAGATAGCTTGTTTCTTGAACTAGCTCACTCTATCTATCTATGATTATGAATGTCACATGGCTGATATAAATCTTTTCTTGTGTTAATAGTTCCAGGCCCCTCAGAGATTGAACAAATTTGTTTAAAACCTTAACCTCAAAGAATTCCCAAAAATGATTGTCCCAGTAAAATCTTATATATTCTCCAGCAAAGTTGATCTCAAGTCTCAAATTGCCTTTgactcaaatatatatatagcaaCATAATCTCGTATGAACCCCACCTACTTTTGTGGCCCGTCAACAGCTATATAAATATATGCTACGTAGTTTGCAATAACTGAACAATAAGGACTAGCTAgaaattatatatgttattatatCTAATTAAGCCTAATAACCGAAGAActaattaataaaatcaaatgTGTACTGCATGCTCTCTAATCTCACATGCACGACTACGAATAATAATGAACATGTACAATAATGTCTTAGTCATATTGCCACAATTTATCCAAATAATATCTTATAATTATGAAAGGAATCAACCCCAAATTGgtaaaatttaatcttttctaGTTCAACATAATAATGGAGCTGCGTCAAGTGGGGGCATATGCAGTCGCTTTACAAATTCTGCTTTACCCATGTGtggtggttgaaaattttcaaatacccataatatttcttcttcttttttaaattttgaaaaaaataaatagaaattaaaagttGGAGACGGATGCAGTGATATGCACAATTGAGTTGCTGCTCTTTCATCATAATATGTGCTAAGGTGGTTTGTACTTTGTGTTGAAATTTAacaatatactataaattcgTATATCTTTTAAAAGATTAAAGTGCTAAGTAAAAacatatgaataattttatatcaaatacaTTAATTatgacaaaacaaaaaaaaaatattacaaatggcactacaataaaagtaagtatttattttgttattaaataaaattaagtaaGTATCACAAAAAATCCAAGTACAGTATGGACTAGTTGAAGTCTTAATGTGTTAAAAGTTGTAAGATTTTACGGTCTTTATTAAAGTTAAAGCGGTGATCTTTAAAATATTGAGGGtaggttttctagcgttttctagCAACCGGCAAATCCATGCCTCTTTCAGGTGTGGAAGCTAAGTGTGTCGTGTCACACAGTGATTTCCCAATTTAGGTTAACATTATATTCTGAGCTACAGTAAGATAGTTTTGTTTAGTTGGTATAAACACAATTTTGTTCTTATAATTAGTTCTTTATGAGTATAGAAGTCAAACTTGATGTCTCATCATTTTTATTGACAAGGCTGtcatttattactattatttgataatagaataaaatttacaataaaattcGACATCCAACTCATTTAATCAATCAAGTCCAATTAAGTTATTCTAATCTAATTCAGTTCGGTGCATTATTATTTCTAATAACCTTTTGACTTAATGCATTACTATATATAACTGTcttttttatgtgaatttttttttcaaattttttcaacgTTTTCTTCCTTCTTTATATTCTCTTtgttctttgcatttttttatttacgACCAATGCTCTTTAATCTTACTTAAAGATTTGgatcaaattttattaaaatcaagTTGTGAAATCAGGTTTGAATAGGTATTTCATTTTCGAAGATAATGAATAATGCAAGTTAACACTGTCAATCAAACCAGGACAAATTTGATTATTGTTTTAAAACGAATCAAGTGGATAAGATTTAGTTCGAACCTTGTTAATATagttcgttagtagtttatgctGGTGTAGTTATTTTGTCTACGTGTTGAATAATTTCGTTTTTCTTTGTAAAAATCAGTATTCATGGTTtaaggtttgaatttgaatgaaatGTTAGAGTTTTGAATTGTTTTTTCCATGAATCTATTTATGTTACGTTTAATGGTAGTTTCGGTATATTTTAAAACACAATTTGGTGTAACATAAAATTGTTTTCGGTGTTGTACTTATAAGTTTTTGGTATTTTTTGTGTCTATTTATTCTAAAAGTTGAAATTACTTTTAACACACTAGAATAAATTGCtgctgctttttctttttcttctcttttttttttatttttttcttttattatcgttattatcatcattgttgtcttctttttatatgtataatattttaGATCCAGaatgcaccaaaattttttaatgataaCGACACACAAACAAACTTAGTTTAAAACAAATACAAATTACAAATACACCTTATTTAAGATTTGGATGTCAGTTTAAAACAAATACAAACTACAAATACACCTTATTTAAGATTTGAATGTGTAGTATAAcgctaaaatttaaaaaaaattgtatgtatATTAAACTCTCTTTTTATAcatcttttaaatttaattttatttatgatgTGCAAACtacaaatttattaattagtcGCAACCATTTTAATTTCTTGGAGTAGGTAGGGACTACTAGGCAATAAAGCTGTTGATGAAGGAACAAAGAAACCTAGCTATTAGCTATATACTTCATTTGAATTAAGATAGGTTGATATCTCTGTTGATGTAATTACCGTACATTTTTTTAAGATGAAAATTCAGGTATAGTCggcttcacatgaagttgataactaagagtcgttagatgatttgattgatttgactaaatttttatctaacgactctcaattatcaacttaacgtgaagtcaactgcacttaaattttcatctttttttaatGTGTTAAAAAGCAAaatctaaattaatataatattcataaataTTTTCAGCATATAATAAGTCTTATGCATTGGTGATGAATATATAAACCATTTTGATTTTAAGGTAGAATAATGTCCGATCCTAATTTCATCTATAGTTGTTGTTAGGGGTGGGCAAAAAAACCGGATCCAAAccattttaaaaaaatccaaaccaaatcatttaaaaaaaccagttttaaaccaaaaaaaatccaaaccaaattatatttattttatagtttgGTTTTTGATCCAATCCATTTAAATGGTTTTAAACCGGATCCAAATCCAGATCCATTCAAGTGACAAGTCATTCAGGAGAGGTTATAGGAGCAACAATTGAATCTTGTTTAAATAATTGGAATTTGAATTGGGTCTTTAGTGTGACGGTTGATAATGCCTCCTCTAACGATGTTGCAATTAAATATCTGAAGCAGCGATTGAATTCTTGGAATAGCATTATTTTGAATGGTGAATTTATTCATATGAGGTGTTGTGCACATATTATAAACTTAATTGTAAAAGAGGGGTTGAAAGAGATTGATGAATCAGTCTTGAGGATTCGTAGTGCAGTAAAGTATGTTAGATCTTCTCCATCTAGAGCTAGTAGGTTTCAAAAGTGTGTTGAATTAGAAAAAATCCAATATAAAGGCTTGCCTTGCATGGATGTTGAGACTAGGTGGAACTCTACCTATCAAATGTTAGAGGTAGCTTTGAAGTATCGCAAAGCATTTGAGTTGCTTGCTTTCAAAGATAATACCTATATAGGAGAGATGAATGGAGGAAAAGGGAGAGGTGTTCCTTCTGATTCATATTGGGAGTATGCTGAGTCCATTGTACCATTTTTGCGAGTGTTCAGTGATGCCACTATACATGTTTTTGGTACCTTATATGTTACCAGTGATATGTATATGAAGGAAGTATTTGCAATTGGACGATTTATTCGTCATTCTTGTGATTCTGTTGATTTTAGTACTATGTCAATGGCAGAAAGGATGAGGGTTAAGTATGAGAAGTATTGGGGTAATCCTGATTCGGTGAATATGTTGTTATTGATTGCTATCGTACTTAATCCAATGCAAAAGATTGAGTATGTCAATTATTTCTTGGATTACTTCtttggagaagaaaaaggaggcGAATTGAAGTCAAAGTTGTCCAAGTGCATAAAGTTACTTTATCAGCAATACCAAAGTTCTGAGGAAGCAAGTGAAGCTGATACGCAAGATGTTCAAGCCAACAACATTAATACCGATCTTCATGGCATGGgctttttttctgcaagcaaccGGTCGCAGAACAAATACAAGATCTGAACTTGATAGATATTTACAAGAAGAATGCGAGCCATACTCCCATAAGTTCGATATACTAAACTGGTGGAAGGTCAACTCAACCCGATTTCCAATTCTTGGAAATATGGCTCGTGAGGTATTGGCTATACCTGTTTCTACGGTAGCTTCGGAGTCTGCATTTAGTACTGGAGGAAGAGTCCTCGATCCATACCGCAGTTCCTTAACACCTAGAATGGTAGAAGCCTTAGTCTGCACAGGAGATTGGCTTAAGGAAGATCTTTTCTCTGCTttagatgatgatggtgaagttCTTCAACAAGTTGATCAAGGTATAAAATTTGTTTCatatttcttctcattttattttatttttgtttttgttatcctTCTATTTTAGAATTTAGGTATTAGTTACCAATTAAAAGTTGTTGAATATAGActtgataattaatttgattcccttGGCAGATATATTTTCCTCTAATGATGGTGCTTGTTCTATGGCGGCATCAATTGATAATCTTGATGATGACTAGGTATGCTTAATATTCTCATTTGGTTTAATACTTTCATTCAAAGATTTGTTTTAAAATGACAAaggtatattttgttatttgcagATATATTTTCCTCAAAGGTTGTGGTTGTTTGATGATTTTGTTGGCAACTTGGCATCTTTTGATACTTTGTGGTTGTTGTTTTAGAGAGATTTTTTGGTGGTATTCTTTTGATGTCTTGAGAATGATTAAATGTTATATAGATTAGCTATTGTCATTAGCTTTATAAAGAACCAAATTCTAGTTGTAATGAACCTATACACTTTAAAAtgactttagtattaatttttacttttaaaaaaattatggtttgaaaattaaatttctaaaaactTGTTTTAAAagtagattttataaaaaaaaccggattttagatttggatttaaaaaaaaccggattttagatttggattttaaaaaaaccggatttaaaactggattttagatttggattttttttaaaaaaactggaTTTTAGATTTGGATTTAAAAAAACCGGTTTTATATGTAAAACTGAATTTAAAACCGGTTTATAAGTAAAAAccgaatttaaattctaaaactgGTTTAAAAccgatttttatttttcaaaccgATTTAAAACCGGTTTCTCTCTTCAATTTAGTTATGGTTTGGTTTCATGAACCATAAATCTGGTTCTGAAATGGATCCGGTTTggatttaaaaaaatccaaaccatgccCACCCCTAGTAGTTGCTGAATTACGATGACAAGTGGAATGAAAATAGGCCCTTACATGGGGTTACAAAGACTTTTGTACAGAAAGTcgggttttatttttatttataaaataaaaaaaatattattttttcaaatacggtttttgaattttaattctttaaatacgtgttttattttagtatttgagCAAGTTTGCTAGACCATGACGAATTcaagaaaaattaacaaattcGCTTTAAACTCgactaattttataaaaattatagaattgccttactctctctctcaaactctccttaaaatttttaaatcacacAGTTTTTAATTCATATCATCTTCTTCAAAAGAGTATATAGATTTATAAATCGTATGTAGAAGTATCTAAAAATACACAAACAACAaacatgattttaaaaattttaaattataaattaagaaaaacaagTTATATTTAACAATGATAATCATTATTATCGTCTTCAAAAATAAACAGATATGCCggaataagtcatatttaacaaagatttttttaattataaactaaaaaaaataactactTCTCAAGAATAAAATATGACTTATTTATATGTATTCTTGtatacttttatgtatttttgtgtaccaaaaataaaatatataaaaatacataaaagtgcacaaaaataaatcatatttttattttaaaaaataattatttttttaatttataattaaaaaaattcttgttcCTAAAAACACATATAATTGCTCCTAAAAACTCTTAAATATGATTAGAGGTGGTTTCGTAATACCACTGGAAATGCCAAGGATAAAGAGAAGAGAAACAAAAGTTTTAAACACTTactttttttatacattattatattGACATTTATATTATTTACCTGATGTCTTTTTATTCtatgtttaaaatatatttacgttagcaaaaataattactttaaaTAATCAATACGTGAatagttattaaataataaaaaaataatttatattattaatgcattaaaattaaacacttaaataaaacgtaaatagtAGATatagtaatttttgaataaatataaaaaataaaaaaatatttatttaaaaaagaagatAACACATAATAGTGAGAGTGGTGAAATAAGAAATCTTTAAAGAAGGTGTTGAGAAATGAGAAATGAGGAGGCATTTGTGAGTAAGGATGGCAATACCATCCGAACTCGCGGGTACCAACTTCACCCCTATTCGTTCGAGACGGGTAATTATCCGTTTCACATCGGACGGGTTTTTAGCGGCACAACTAGAAAATAGATTAATACAGACaaatttacagacggatttagtctttattacagacggatttttggttactgacgaaattaccgacggattttgtccctctgtaaaagccccgtcggaaattatttaacGACGGATTTTTTCCGTCTGAaaattacagatggatttttagcagttaccgacggattttccctctgtaaattttctatccatttcccaaagacgacgaactttccgacggatttttcgtctgtaattacagacggatttttcgacagattttccgtctgtaattacagacggatttttcgacagattttctgtctgtaattatagacagattttccgacggattttttgacggatttttcgtctgtaattacagacaaattttccgacagattttttgtctgtaatttaaactttgaaaaatcatcccgttctgattacagacagaaaatccattTGTAAATCCGTTagtaagataaaatagaattttttttagatttttccattgcaaaatgaatactttagatttattttctaaatttactcCATCAAACACtataaattgaaaaaagaaagccaaatatcacataaataaacataatattcattacatgatacctataaaattggatgttatttttcaaCATCATTGGCCAATATCTCattgtcttaataaaaaaattcccAAAAAAAATAAGATGACCATCCCAATGTTACATGAATGTCACAAATTACACTTAGCACTTAAAGATAGaataatctaaaatattaataGATAACTAAGTTGCATTAGCAGCATCAAGCTCCACATTGAAAGTTAATCTTGACATCTCCTGACTGAAATAGAATTAAATCCGAATTGGAATTGGAGTAAATCAATCTATGCCAAAGAatcaaaacatagaaaaatagAGAGAACAACAAAAGCAAACAGAGatcagaacaaaaataaaataattaaagggTTCTTCACAGAGTGCGGAATGAAAAAGAACATTTAAAAGAACTCAAATGGGCTAAGCAAATTCAAACCAGCAGGAAGCCTAGGCACAACAACAACAGGATGATTCTGCACACACGCCAAAAAACCCTCAGACGGTTTAGCAAATACAACTCATCGTAAGATTCAACAACACTAGGGAAATTATAGTTAAGAGAAGGATCAAGTTAAGAGAAGCTCAGGGCATTTTTAAGCGAAATGCAAAATGGCTCCACTGAAAAATATAATATGATCAGGATTCTTGTCATAAGAGTTCATTGGATTCACATACCTGTAAACTACTTGTGCCGCAGCCTACAACTGTGATAGTCCCACCGGTAACAGCTGCACCTGCGAGGAAGTAGCTGGCACTAGAAGCATCGCCTTCAACAAAAGCATTCCCAGGAGACCTGGTAGGAAACTTCCAATTATAGTCACAATAATTTAATTCTGAAATCTTTACAACTCAATAATAGAAACTTACTTGTACTTTTGACCTCTGTGGACCAAGAACCTATCTCAGAGGGCCAAAGGAGCTGCCATGAGCAATGCAGTCAAGTATTGACTGCTAATTGATCCAGCCAACTTCACCTGCAAATAAGATGAATAAAAGCATTTGAAAATGATCAAATAAACACCGGTTACAATATTTTTCTCCAgagaagttataattaaaataccaTATCTATGTAAAGTTATCGAGAGTTTGTAAGTAACTTTAGAAAATTAAGCAATCCCATTTCGAAGGCAGTCCATGACTCAGTTCTCAATTTGACCGAAAAATTATAAAAGTGATGGATAAAGTTTGATAAGAAAAATCCTCATCCAACATTCCTCTCACTATTTAATTCAAGAACCAATCAGTGGCTTGTAATTGTCATTCTAAAATAGAAGAAAGATCATTCAGTATGTTTTATCCAATGCATGTTTTATCCAATACCAGTATCCAATGCAAACATTAAGGACATAATAAAATGACACTGAATCCCACACCTTTGCTTTCGGAGCGAGACGAGCCATGAGAGCTGCAGCAGCATTACCAGCATTGTTCTCCTCTATGAAACTGATGGTTGAATTGATGACAAGCAAAGTGATAATACCAACAAAGTCTTGCCAATCAGGAGGCTTACCCTGTACAATAATAATAAGAGCAAGTACAAAATAATCAAACTCAGATTGAGTTCACCTAAACTTAGCAAAAAGTTAAGTTAATTCAAGAGTTTGATACACCTCCATTGCTAATAACAAGTTTTAGAAGCTAGTAAGCACACTTACCCCTCCATTAGCAAGAGTAATTGCCATTATAGCAGCAGCCTCCATAACCCAAGAAAGGGGATTCCACATAAATCCCAAGAACTTCAAAAACTTGCTCTCCTGAAAAACACAACCCAGAACAAGATAATTTACCAAaacgaaaaaggagaaagaaaaattcATGTAGGGGTCAATGAAATGAGAGAAAGGTTATATCCAAATGCAAAGTCAATTTTACACATACATGAAAAATATGGAACTGTTGTCAAGAAACTTATCCTTTTATATCCTTTTATGTCCAAATGCAAAGTCAAGAACCGCCATCCCATGAGATTTCTCTGTATTTCCCTCATCAAGAATCAAACCGTGATAATAATATGCTGCAGCCTGGTAAACCATTTCAACAAGGTAATTACTTATGTTAACTTGATAGAGATTTCTAATCATTACTATACAGCAACTCATGatttataaataaacaaatatcaaGATGCAAAGAATCTCGTACTTTTGCTTCTACATATTTCCATTTCACAAAGAGAATATGCTTTTCGCCCCAATCATTTGCCAATGGAAGGTTCATAATATTATCTTGAGCCTGAAAACAAAGAGTGAAATATAAAAATACCCAAAGCTTAGCGAACCGATGCATGTTAACAAACTAATGCAAACAAAAGCATAATCAACAGGGTACAGACTCAGTAAAGGACAAATTCTTCATTATCATACCTGCTGCCAACATTTCACCATTTCGCATGCAAGTCTACGCTTCACAGCTAGAGTGGCCTTGGTACTATCAATTGCCATTCCAAGTTGGATATCCACTCCCTAAACAAGGGAAGAAATAAACAATTATACCAAAGCAGAGGGATTTTCAGTTGAATGTTTCAAAGCTAAGAGTGGATCATGAATACACCATAGCAGAGATAAGACACCTCATTTAGTaggttggtggacgaaattgtgatacaagaatttcaggcactgttagagaagctcacaactccgttcaactaaccagcaagtgtactgggtcgtccaagtaataaaccttacgtgagtaagggtcgatcccacagagattgttggtatgaagcaagctatggtcaccttgtaaatctcagttaggcagattaaattgatttatgatttcggaaatagaaataagaaaataaataataaaagggatagaatacttatgcagattcattggtgggaatttcagataagcgaatggagatactgtatggctcaaggatgcctgctctcccactgcttcaactcaatcctccttactcctttccatggcaagctgtatgtagggcatcaccgttgtcaatggctacatcccatcctctcagtgaaaacgttcctatgctctgtcacagcacggctaatcatctgtcggttctcaatcaggttggaatagaatcccttgattcttttgcgcttgtcatcacgcccagccttcaggagtttgaagctcgtcacagtcattcaatcccaggatcctactcggaataccacagacaaggtttagactttccggatcctcatgaatgccgccatctatctaacttataccacgaagattctgttggggaatcaaagagatacacattcaagctcttgttgcatgtagaacggaagtggttgtcaatcacgtacgttcataagtgagaatgataatgagggttacttatcatcacattcatcatgttcttgggtacgaatgaatatcttggaataagaataagagagaattgaataaaagacaatagaattttattaatacttgaggtacagcagagctccacacccttaatctatggtgtgcagaaactccaccgttgaaaatacataagtaagaggtccaggcatggccgaatggccagcccccatgtggtcacaagaccgaatgatcaaagacatctaatacaatagataaatgttctatttataataaactagctcctagggtttacatgagtaagtaattgatgcataaatccacttccggggcccacttggtgtatgtttgggctgagcttgattaatccacgagctgaggcttctcttggagttgaactccgagttatgacgtgttttgggcgttcaactccggatcatgacgtttttctggcgtttaactccagacagcagcttgtacttggcgttcaacgccaagttacatcgtcattcttcgaataaagtatggactattatatattgctggaaagctctggatgtctactttccaacgccgttgagagcgcgctaattgaagttctgtagctccagaaaatccatttcgagtgcatggaggtcagattccaacagcatcagcagtccttttgtcagccttcttcagagttttgctcaagtccctcaatttcagccagaatttacctgaaatcacagaaaaacacacaaactcatagtaaagtccagaaatgtgaatttaacataaaaactagtgaaaacatccctaaaagtagcttaaacttactaaaaactacctaaaaacaatgccaaaaagcgtataaattatccgctcatcacaacaccaaacttaaattgttgcttgtccccaagcaactgaaaatcaaataggataaaagaagagaatatactataaattccagaatatcaatgaatgttaattataattagatgagcgggacttgtagctttttgcttctgaacagttttggcatctcactttttcctttgaagttcagagtgattggcatctctgggaacttagaattttggatagtgttattgactttcctagttaagcatgttgattcttgaacacagctacttatgagtcttggccgtggccctaagcactttgttttccagtattaccaccggatacataaatgccacagacacatgactgggtgaaccttttcagattgtgactcagctttgctagagtccccagttagtggtgtccagagctcttaagcacactcttttttgctttggatcacgactttaaccactcagtctcaagcttttcacttggaccttcatgacacaagcacatggttagggacagctttgatttagccgcttaggcctggatttaatttccttgggccctcctatccattgatgctcaaagccttggatcctttttacccttgccttttggttttaagggctattggctttttctactgctccttctttttctttctcaatttttcgccatttttttttcacaagcttttgctttttcactgctttttcttgcttcaagaatcaatttcatgatttttttcagatcatcaataacatttctctttgttcatcattctttcaagaaccaacaattttaacactcataaacaacaatatcaaaagatatgcactgttcaagcattcattcagaaaacaaaaattattgccaccacatcaatataattaaattaaattcactaataatttcgaaaattatgtacttcttgttcttttgaattaaaacatttttcttttaagagaggtgaaggactaatggattttattcatagctttaaggcatggttacacactaatgatcatgaagtagagacacaaaaacatagataaacataatacttaaaaaccgaaaacagaaagaaaataaagaacaaggaatgaatccacctctagtggcgtcttcttcttgaaggaccaatgatgttcttcaactcttctatgtcccttccttgcctttgttgctcctccctcattgctctttgatcttctcttatttcttggagagtgagggcgtgttcatggtgctccacccttaattgttcaacattatgactcaagtcttccaaagaggtactaagttgctcccaatagttgttgggaggaaagtgcattccttgaggcatttgttgatgatgaacttcctcatgttcttcttgagggccgtgaggaacttcccttgtttgctccatccttttcttggtgatgggcttgtcttcttcaatggagacatctccatctatgataactccggctgaataacatagatggcatatgagatgggggaaggctagccgtgccatgtatgaaggcttgtcagctattttgtagagttcattggatatgacttcatgaacttccacttcctctccaatcatgatgctatgaatcatgatggcccgatccacagtaacttcagatcggttgcttgtagggatgatggatctttggatgaactccaaccatcctctagctacaggcttgaggtccagtcttcttagttggactggtttgcctttggagtctactctccattgggcgccttccacacaaatgtccgcaaggacttggtccaacctttgattaaagttgacccttcttgtgtaggggcgttcatcaccttgcatcatgggtagatgaaacgccaacctcacattttccggactgaaatctaagtatttcccccgaaccattgtgatatagttcttttgattcgggttcatactttgatcatggttcctagtgatccatgcattagcatagaactcttgaaccatcaatattccgacttgttgcatggggttggttatgacttcccaccctcttctttggatctcatgtcggatttccggatactcattctttttgagcttgaaagggacctcggggatcaccttcttctttg contains:
- the LOC112746846 gene encoding ATPase 11, plasma membrane-type-like isoform X1, producing the protein MNFSFSFFVLVNYLVLGCVFQESKFLKFLGFMWNPLSWVMEAAAIMAITLANGGGKPPDWQDFVGIITLLVINSTISFIEENNAGNAAAALMARLAPKAKVKLAGSISSQYLTALLMAAPLAL
- the LOC112746846 gene encoding ATPase 11, plasma membrane-type-like isoform X2, whose protein sequence is MWNPLSWVMEAAAIMAITLANGGGKPPDWQDFVGIITLLVINSTISFIEENNAGNAAAALMARLAPKAKVKLAGSISSQYLTALLMAAPLAL
- the LOC112746846 gene encoding uncharacterized protein isoform X3, which translates into the protein MAIDSTKATLAVKRRLACEMVKCWQQAQDNIMNLPLANDWGEKHILFVKWKYVEAKAAAYYYHGLILDEGNTEKSHGMAVLDFAFGHKRI